The Mesomycoplasma flocculare ATCC 27399 genome includes a window with the following:
- the rpsI gene encoding 30S ribosomal protein S9, which translates to MNRTELSYYGTGRRKSSVARVILNHGDGQFKINNRIAKEYLKSDILIKDALQPLSITNTMSEFNIRVNAYGGGASGQAGAIRLGIARALLKVSADYRPELKVAGMLTRDARAKERKKFGLRKARRARQFSKR; encoded by the coding sequence AGAAGAAAATCATCAGTTGCACGCGTTATTTTGAATCACGGGGATGGACAGTTTAAAATTAACAACCGAATAGCAAAAGAATATTTAAAATCAGATATTTTAATTAAAGACGCATTACAGCCACTATCAATAACAAACACAATGTCAGAATTTAATATTAGAGTTAACGCTTACGGTGGCGGGGCTTCAGGGCAAGCTGGAGCTATTAGGCTCGGAATTGCGAGAGCATTGTTAAAGGTTTCTGCTGATTATCGACCTGAATTAAAAGTTGCGGGGATGTTAACTCGTGATGCTAGGGCAAAAGAACGCAAAAAATTTGGGTTACGGAAAGCCAGAAGAGCGCGTCAATTTTCAAAACGTTAA
- the uvrB gene encoding excinuclease ABC subunit UvrB, whose product MFVKKEFKKFKLNAKYKPNGDQPKAIKSLIEGIKSGKKSQILMGVTGSGKTFTMANVIAHFNKPVIILSHNKTLASQLYTEFKEFFPENRVEFYISYFDFYRPEAYLPTKDVYLEKTSKTNFDLETMRMAALNALMMRNDTIVIASVAAIYGTINPDEYQDNFLVLEINQEIKPSELALKLARIMYENNSLEQKPGVFSLKGEILEIFPAWNDTFKIRIEFFGNLIEAINTIHPISKKIIKSYNSYIIYPASAYSVKKNIIDHAIKTIKVELEEQLEFFEKNNKLVEKQRLKERVNNDIDSLSEFGICSGIENYARHIDGRQKGEKPFCLLDYLPKDGLIFIDESHIMVAQIRGMYEGDRSRKQNLVDFGFRLPSALDNRPLKLNEFEKYSQSKIYVSATPANYEIDKTNGEIVSQIIRPTGLIDPEIIVEKTENQMEKIFQLLLKQKEKNERSLILTTTKRLAEEISKYLQEQKVQKVYYLHSEMTTFERDEVIIKLRKGIYDAIVGINLLREGVDIPEVSLIFVLEADLPSFLRSKSSLIQIIGRTARNDHGKVILFADKITDVIAKVIEDNKNKRRIQIEYNKKNNIIPKTIKKPIPESINPNSLNISKIFREKLNNKKEMESYIKILEKEMKIAADENRFEEAIQIRDLIAEIKLKIE is encoded by the coding sequence ATGTTTGTGAAAAAAGAATTTAAAAAATTCAAATTAAATGCAAAATATAAACCAAATGGCGATCAACCTAAAGCGATTAAAAGTTTGATTGAAGGCATTAAAAGTGGAAAAAAATCACAGATTTTAATGGGGGTAACAGGATCTGGAAAAACTTTTACAATGGCAAATGTAATTGCCCATTTTAACAAACCAGTAATAATTTTGTCTCATAATAAAACTTTAGCATCGCAATTATATACTGAATTTAAGGAATTTTTCCCGGAAAATCGTGTCGAATTTTACATTTCATACTTTGATTTTTATAGACCAGAAGCATATTTGCCAACAAAAGATGTTTATTTAGAAAAAACTAGTAAGACAAATTTTGACCTTGAAACAATGAGAATGGCGGCCCTAAATGCTTTAATGATGCGAAATGATACAATAGTTATTGCCTCAGTTGCTGCAATTTATGGAACAATTAATCCCGATGAATATCAAGATAATTTTTTGGTTTTAGAGATAAATCAAGAAATTAAACCAAGCGAATTAGCTCTAAAACTTGCTAGAATCATGTATGAAAATAACAGTTTAGAACAAAAACCTGGTGTTTTTTCTCTTAAAGGTGAAATTTTAGAAATTTTTCCCGCCTGAAATGATACTTTCAAAATTAGAATTGAATTTTTTGGAAACCTGATTGAAGCGATTAACACCATCCACCCAATTTCAAAAAAAATAATAAAATCCTATAATTCTTATATAATTTATCCTGCCAGCGCTTATAGTGTCAAAAAAAATATCATTGACCACGCAATCAAAACTATCAAGGTTGAACTTGAAGAACAACTTGAATTTTTCGAAAAAAATAACAAACTAGTAGAAAAACAAAGACTAAAAGAGCGAGTAAATAACGATATTGACTCTCTTAGCGAATTTGGAATCTGCTCAGGAATTGAAAATTATGCACGTCACATTGACGGACGTCAAAAAGGAGAAAAACCTTTTTGTTTGCTTGATTATCTACCAAAAGATGGACTGATTTTTATCGACGAGTCTCATATTATGGTCGCCCAAATTCGCGGAATGTATGAAGGTGATCGTAGTCGCAAACAAAATCTTGTCGATTTTGGTTTTCGCCTTCCTTCGGCACTTGATAACCGTCCTTTAAAACTAAATGAATTTGAAAAATATTCACAATCTAAAATTTATGTTTCTGCGACCCCTGCAAATTATGAAATAGATAAAACCAACGGTGAAATTGTATCACAAATTATTAGGCCAACGGGACTAATTGATCCTGAAATAATAGTTGAAAAAACTGAAAACCAAATGGAGAAAATTTTCCAACTTTTACTAAAGCAAAAAGAAAAAAATGAACGTAGCCTCATTTTAACAACAACAAAAAGACTTGCTGAAGAAATTAGTAAGTATTTACAAGAACAAAAGGTACAAAAAGTTTATTATTTACACTCAGAAATGACTACTTTTGAACGCGATGAGGTAATAATCAAACTCCGAAAAGGAATTTATGATGCAATTGTTGGAATTAACTTACTCCGAGAAGGTGTTGATATTCCTGAAGTGTCGCTAATTTTTGTTCTTGAAGCTGATTTACCTTCTTTTTTAAGGTCGAAATCCTCACTAATCCAAATTATCGGACGAACCGCCCGAAATGATCACGGAAAAGTGATACTTTTTGCAGATAAAATTACTGATGTGATCGCAAAAGTGATTGAAGATAATAAAAACAAAAGGAGAATTCAAATAGAATATAATAAAAAAAATAACATTATCCCAAAAACAATAAAAAAACCAATTCCGGAAAGCATCAATCCAAACAGTTTAAACATCAGCAAGATTTTTCGTGAAAAACTGAATAACAAAAAAGAAATGGAATCTTATATCAAAATCTTAGAAAAGGAAATGAAAATTGCTGCTGATGAAAATCGTTTCGAAGAAGCAATTCAAATCCGTGATTTAATCGCAGAAATTAAGTTAAAAATAGAATAA
- a CDS encoding L-threonylcarbamoyladenylate synthase, giving the protein MKYFKNFLLWLSSENLIAKNQVFQEKVAKNKVFCLKLANNLHILLWKYDFEKALICIENNEDFTNWFDKNFRVFETEIEKYSKLFLCTTDTVPGIGSFYENLDFMALFAIKNRDFSKKIVTLVANLGQIKPLITKKNYQKLKKISKNFWPGATTLIIEGQSFRIPNQLPLLEILKKNGPAFVTSANISNQKLLNFVAARKKFWQICKIFNFQEGSGKPSKIYDIDTKKWIRK; this is encoded by the coding sequence TTGAAATATTTTAAAAATTTTTTGCTTTGACTTTCAAGTGAAAATTTGATAGCTAAAAATCAGGTTTTTCAAGAAAAAGTTGCCAAAAACAAAGTATTTTGTCTAAAACTTGCAAATAATTTACACATTTTACTTTGAAAATATGACTTTGAAAAGGCATTAATTTGCATTGAAAATAATGAAGACTTTACAAATTGATTTGATAAAAATTTCCGTGTTTTTGAGACTGAAATTGAAAAATATTCAAAACTTTTTCTATGCACAACAGATACAGTACCAGGAATTGGGAGTTTTTATGAAAACCTTGATTTTATGGCGCTTTTTGCAATCAAAAATCGAGACTTTTCAAAAAAAATTGTGACCTTAGTTGCAAATTTAGGGCAAATAAAACCACTAATTACAAAAAAAAATTATCAAAAATTAAAAAAGATTAGCAAAAACTTTTGACCTGGAGCAACTACTTTAATAATTGAGGGTCAATCATTCCGAATTCCAAATCAATTACCACTTTTAGAAATATTGAAAAAAAACGGACCTGCTTTTGTAACAAGCGCAAATATTTCCAATCAAAAACTACTTAATTTTGTCGCAGCAAGAAAAAAATTTTGGCAAATTTGTAAAATTTTCAATTTTCAAGAAGGATCTGGAAAACCTTCGAAAATTTATGATATTGATACAAAAAAATGAATTAGAAAATAA